Proteins from a genomic interval of Clostridium sp. AN503:
- a CDS encoding TRAP transporter large permease — protein MIIVFIVFVVLLFIGVPVGFSVLAAGACFFFQHPELPLTTIPQLPVTQLQNVTLLAVPLFIFAGNLMNASGITQRLIKLSMALTGHMRGGMAQVSVVLSTLMGGVSGSANADAAMEARVLGPDMLSQGYPKGYTSCVIAFTALITATIPPGVGLITYGTTGNVSIGKLFAAGITVGLIMMVMYMLLVAVTSRIYDFKPIREERASFREIMGILKECIWAVIFPVLLLVGIRLGLFTPSEVGSFACVYAIFVGKFVYKEMTKEVWIQTLKNSIVDIGSIMFMISMSGAFGYGIPIDKLPQKVTLLITGLTSSPLIVMAMVVIFLVIAGMFMEGSIIILLTTPILLPLVQSYGIDPVVFGMIMCTIVTMGNMTPPVGMAMYTVCGILKCKLEDYIKACPPFIILVLVEVFILTLFPGLVMFLPNLMYR, from the coding sequence ATGATAATAGTATTCATTGTATTTGTGGTTTTATTATTCATTGGTGTCCCGGTAGGATTTTCGGTGTTGGCAGCAGGCGCGTGCTTCTTCTTTCAACATCCGGAGCTTCCGCTTACTACGATACCGCAGCTCCCGGTCACGCAGCTTCAGAATGTGACATTGCTGGCAGTCCCGCTGTTCATTTTTGCGGGAAACCTGATGAATGCGTCAGGCATAACACAGCGCCTGATCAAGCTGTCCATGGCCCTTACCGGGCATATGAGAGGCGGGATGGCACAGGTCAGCGTCGTTTTGTCTACATTGATGGGCGGAGTTTCCGGCTCTGCCAACGCGGATGCAGCTATGGAAGCCCGTGTGCTTGGCCCGGATATGCTGTCGCAGGGGTATCCCAAGGGATACACAAGCTGTGTGATCGCGTTTACCGCGCTGATCACAGCCACGATTCCGCCGGGAGTCGGATTGATCACCTATGGAACTACGGGAAATGTATCGATCGGAAAGCTGTTTGCAGCGGGTATCACCGTGGGCCTGATCATGATGGTCATGTATATGCTTCTGGTAGCGGTCACTTCGAGAATTTACGATTTCAAGCCCATACGGGAGGAGCGGGCTTCGTTCAGGGAGATAATGGGTATCCTGAAGGAATGTATCTGGGCGGTGATCTTCCCCGTGCTTCTGCTGGTGGGGATCCGTCTGGGCCTGTTCACTCCGTCTGAGGTTGGTTCCTTCGCGTGTGTGTATGCGATCTTTGTAGGCAAGTTTGTGTATAAGGAGATGACGAAGGAGGTCTGGATCCAGACACTGAAAAATTCTATCGTAGACATCGGTTCCATCATGTTCATGATCTCCATGTCCGGAGCCTTTGGCTACGGGATACCGATCGATAAGCTGCCTCAGAAGGTCACGCTGCTGATCACAGGGCTGACCAGCAGTCCGCTTATTGTTATGGCGATGGTGGTAATATTCCTGGTGATCGCCGGAATGTTTATGGAGGGCTCCATCATTATCCTGCTCACCACTCCGATCCTTTTGCCTCTGGTACAGAGCTATGGGATTGACCCGGTAGTGTTTGGCATGATCATGTGTACGATCGTTACCATGGGAAATATGACGCCTCCTGTGGGCATGGCAATGTATACGGTCTGCGGGATACTGAAGTGCAAACTGGAAGATTACATTAAGGCGTGTCCGCCGTTTATTATCCTGGTCCTGGTTGAAGTATTTATCCTGACACTGTTCCCGGGGCTGGTGATGTTTTTGCCGAACCTGATGTACCGGTAG
- a CDS encoding ribulose-phosphate 3-epimerase translates to MNNERKILCPSTMNLPIDHMREEIEKLDATDMDIYHVDIMDGMFVHNFGMSVRELEMIRRITDAGHHRMIDCHMMVMQPHRYVEMIAKAGADIIYIHPESELIPSATLDQIKQLGKKNGLIVNPCTSLEFIKDMLPITDYVMVMGVNPGFAGRDFMPYTREKFVELNQYRKEKGLSYHLLLDGGATKEVIHDLYHNCGVEGYVLGKQELFFQEEDYAACIDRVRSI, encoded by the coding sequence ATGAATAATGAAAGAAAAATATTATGCCCGTCAACCATGAACCTGCCGATCGACCATATGCGGGAGGAGATCGAGAAGTTGGACGCGACGGATATGGACATTTATCATGTGGATATTATGGATGGCATGTTCGTACATAACTTTGGCATGTCGGTCCGGGAGCTGGAGATGATCCGCAGGATCACGGACGCCGGGCATCACCGGATGATCGACTGCCATATGATGGTGATGCAGCCGCATCGGTATGTGGAGATGATCGCAAAAGCCGGAGCGGATATCATCTATATCCATCCGGAATCGGAGTTGATCCCTTCGGCTACTCTGGATCAGATAAAGCAGTTGGGGAAAAAGAACGGGCTGATCGTAAACCCGTGCACCTCCCTGGAGTTTATTAAGGATATGCTTCCCATCACGGATTACGTCATGGTGATGGGGGTCAATCCCGGTTTCGCGGGAAGGGATTTCATGCCCTATACCAGGGAAAAATTCGTGGAGCTGAACCAGTACCGGAAGGAAAAGGGGCTGTCATATCACCTGCTTTTAGATGGAGGAGCCACAAAAGAGGTGATCCATGATCTGTATCACAATTGCGGGGTGGAAGGCTATGTGCTGGGCAAGCAGGAGCTGTTTTTCCAGGAGGAGGATTATGCCGCCTGCATTGACCGGGTGAGAAGCATCTGA
- a CDS encoding SDR family oxidoreductase, producing MRFEKKVVFVTGAGAGIGRAAAMRFCEEGAAVACNSVSSSAEKVVEQLTAQGKEAMFVQGDIASEADVERMVAAVIGKYGRIDILVNNAGIVIGGTLENTVPEDFKRTLDVNVVGTFLMSQHVVKHMKEAGGGVIVNTTSVAGKTGLVNRLAYSASKGAVESLSRAMARELCHDNIRVNCVCPGTVLTPSLEDRINQSEDPEKAMKEFCGRQPVGRLGKPSEIAEAILFAACDEAAFMTGSSVVIDGGMLI from the coding sequence ATGAGATTTGAGAAAAAAGTCGTATTTGTGACCGGGGCCGGAGCGGGGATCGGCCGCGCGGCTGCCATGCGGTTCTGTGAAGAAGGCGCGGCGGTGGCCTGCAATTCTGTCAGCAGTTCTGCGGAAAAGGTGGTGGAACAGCTGACGGCGCAGGGAAAAGAGGCCATGTTTGTACAGGGGGATATTGCGTCGGAGGCAGATGTGGAACGGATGGTCGCAGCGGTGATCGGGAAGTACGGAAGGATTGACATACTTGTCAATAACGCAGGGATCGTGATCGGCGGGACCCTAGAAAATACAGTGCCGGAGGATTTTAAGAGAACTCTGGACGTCAATGTGGTCGGCACGTTTTTGATGTCACAGCATGTTGTGAAACATATGAAGGAAGCCGGTGGAGGTGTGATCGTCAACACGACCTCGGTAGCTGGAAAAACAGGGCTTGTCAACCGCCTGGCTTACTCTGCGAGCAAAGGGGCGGTGGAATCCCTGTCCCGGGCAATGGCAAGGGAGCTGTGCCATGATAATATCCGCGTGAACTGCGTCTGTCCAGGCACAGTTCTGACGCCGTCGCTGGAGGACCGGATCAACCAGTCTGAGGATCCGGAAAAGGCCATGAAAGAGTTTTGCGGCAGGCAGCCTGTCGGGAGGCTTGGGAAACCATCGGAGATCGCGGAGGCTATTTTGTTTGCCGCCTGTGATGAGGCTGCGTTCATGACAGGCAGCTCGGTTGTGATTGACGGAGGTATGCTGATTTGA